From the genome of Nitrobacter sp. NHB1, one region includes:
- a CDS encoding DUF5983 family protein: MSNPDVRNFVVVSTAHVTEQTARCLDNTPTKEWPCLGGPYGEYGWFVYAHEENGDPGPDAIPDDLFVVMTWGRKHGFDYILFDCDGDLVEDLPSHDW; this comes from the coding sequence ATGAGCAATCCCGATGTTCGGAATTTCGTTGTCGTTTCGACCGCCCACGTCACCGAGCAGACGGCGCGCTGCCTCGACAACACTCCGACAAAAGAATGGCCCTGCCTCGGTGGCCCTTACGGTGAGTACGGATGGTTTGTTTATGCCCATGAGGAGAATGGCGATCCGGGTCCGGACGCGATTCCTGACGACCTCTTTGTCGTCATGACATGGGGACGAAAGCACGGCTTTGACTACATCCTCTTCGATTGTGATGGCGATCTTGTCGAAGACTTGCCGAGCCACGATTGGTGA
- a CDS encoding ParB N-terminal domain-containing protein, translating to MKLIKVDPRALTENPDSTRRTKSTPQSDALLLATVKAVGIIQPPIVTAQRGRGNGFTIEIGHRRVAQAIAAKLDEIEVLVADPDAEKDALRSLVENVARESLNPVDLWRRIERLVALGWTEESIGIALGQSVRQIRKLRLLANILPAMLDHIAKGDMPSEQHLRTIAAATQDEQAQVWKKHKPRKTDPQVSWSEVARVLTKSRMLARHASFGDDLAQAYGIVWQEDLFAPADEDSRYTNDVEAFLGAQQEWMTANLPKRGFVIEVTTWGEPKLPPKAERVYGKPNKSDYTGWYLEPRNGSVQSVGYRMPQAKKAAAKGKGSRTAEADSAGPAPRPDVTRRGMDMIGDLRTDALHEALGRAPIEDDTLTALLVLAFAAGNVSVASGRTSEYGARARQARRLIGADGKLAFDRETLHQVAREVLIDVLSCRENRSNSGVVARVAGAAIGADEFLPSLATEEFLSCLSRSALEASLQGTSVLPRPRVKDTRAALVAHYADGRFVYPAALFAPAADVVAEWAEDNAPVDDDDDTAVDDIDAGDDEHSGYAEAAE from the coding sequence ATGAAACTGATCAAGGTCGACCCGCGTGCGCTCACGGAGAATCCTGACTCGACGCGCCGTACCAAGTCCACACCGCAAAGCGACGCGTTGCTTCTCGCAACCGTCAAGGCCGTTGGCATCATCCAGCCGCCGATCGTCACCGCGCAGCGCGGGCGTGGCAATGGCTTCACCATCGAGATCGGTCATCGCCGCGTGGCGCAGGCGATCGCCGCCAAGCTCGATGAAATTGAAGTTCTTGTCGCCGATCCCGACGCGGAAAAGGATGCCTTGCGGAGCTTGGTCGAAAACGTCGCGCGCGAATCGCTCAACCCCGTCGACCTCTGGCGTCGGATCGAACGGCTGGTCGCGCTTGGCTGGACCGAAGAATCGATCGGCATCGCGCTTGGCCAGTCCGTGCGCCAGATCCGCAAGCTCCGCCTGCTTGCAAACATCCTCCCCGCGATGCTCGACCATATCGCCAAAGGCGACATGCCAAGCGAGCAGCATCTGCGTACGATCGCTGCGGCGACGCAGGACGAGCAGGCGCAGGTGTGGAAAAAGCACAAGCCGCGAAAGACCGACCCGCAAGTCTCCTGGAGCGAGGTGGCACGCGTCCTCACGAAGTCACGGATGCTCGCCCGCCACGCCAGCTTTGGCGACGACCTCGCCCAGGCCTACGGCATCGTCTGGCAGGAGGACCTGTTCGCGCCCGCCGACGAGGACAGTCGCTACACCAACGACGTCGAGGCATTCCTCGGCGCGCAGCAGGAATGGATGACGGCCAATCTGCCGAAGCGCGGCTTCGTCATCGAGGTCACGACCTGGGGCGAACCCAAGCTGCCGCCAAAGGCCGAGCGCGTCTATGGCAAGCCGAACAAGAGCGATTACACCGGCTGGTATCTCGAACCGCGCAACGGTTCGGTACAGTCGGTCGGCTACCGAATGCCGCAAGCCAAAAAGGCTGCGGCCAAGGGCAAGGGCTCGCGCACGGCGGAAGCCGACAGCGCTGGACCGGCGCCGCGGCCGGATGTCACCCGACGTGGCATGGACATGATCGGGGATCTTCGCACCGACGCGCTGCATGAGGCGTTGGGCCGTGCGCCGATCGAGGACGACACGCTGACCGCGCTGCTCGTGCTCGCCTTCGCCGCCGGCAACGTCTCCGTCGCCTCCGGGCGCACGTCCGAATACGGTGCACGTGCCCGGCAGGCCAGACGGCTGATCGGCGCGGACGGCAAGCTCGCGTTCGACCGTGAGACCTTGCATCAGGTCGCACGCGAGGTGCTGATCGACGTGCTGTCATGCCGCGAGAACCGCTCTAACAGCGGCGTCGTCGCGCGCGTTGCGGGCGCGGCGATCGGTGCCGATGAGTTTCTCCCCAGCCTGGCGACGGAGGAATTTCTCTCTTGCTTGTCACGCAGCGCGCTCGAGGCCTCGCTGCAGGGAACATCGGTTCTGCCGCGGCCGCGTGTGAAAGACACGCGTGCGGCGCTTGTCGCGCATTACGCCGATGGCCGTTTCGTATACCCCGCCGCGCTGTTCGCGCCGGCGGCCGAT
- a CDS encoding DUF1419 domain-containing protein, whose translation MHTSPTIRKVFEGVATRPEMYRMFNRHRGDPAMTKSDAQHLFAGEWFEIAEREHDYMLEILPPLWMRADMFAMREFMTGNVTSVFFSLWIDGRKRFFHGYCDLSDRGAPERMKQAIVERQSRPIRAMTHDERLEHIWSSTHDDYRGYAGPGWPAALQGKRTVLVYCGGAGTVLKPLDDLSDEEIAAKLPVQLRHLPPLAA comes from the coding sequence ATGCACACCTCACCGACCATCCGCAAAGTCTTCGAGGGCGTCGCCACACGTCCCGAGATGTATCGCATGTTTAACCGCCATCGTGGCGATCCGGCGATGACCAAAAGCGATGCCCAGCATCTCTTCGCCGGCGAGTGGTTCGAGATCGCCGAGCGCGAGCATGACTACATGCTCGAGATCCTGCCGCCGCTGTGGATGCGCGCCGACATGTTCGCGATGCGCGAGTTCATGACCGGCAATGTCACCAGCGTCTTCTTCTCGCTATGGATCGACGGCCGCAAACGCTTCTTCCACGGCTATTGCGATCTTTCCGATCGCGGCGCGCCGGAGCGCATGAAGCAGGCGATCGTCGAGCGCCAGTCCCGACCGATCCGCGCCATGACGCACGACGAGCGCCTCGAGCATATCTGGTCGAGCACCCACGATGATTATCGTGGCTATGCCGGCCCCGGCTGGCCCGCCGCTCTGCAGGGCAAACGCACGGTGCTGGTCTACTGCGGCGGAGCCGGCACGGTGCTGAAGCCGCTCGACGATCTCTCCGACGAGGAGATTGCCGCCAAGCTGCCTGTGCAACTCCGCCATCTTCCGCCACTCGCTGCCTGA
- a CDS encoding helicase-related protein produces the protein MAQNDPFTLDLFGSTALSAGLGLGVTAFADSTVAAPDDDNPDPSAMAPASPVAAVVRATSPAQRESGTNFHLASDRALAKTWKDRARDSIAAIRLATAIDVGARPATTDEQAQLIRFTGFGASDLANFVFRRPGETDFRKGWDAIGEDLQDAVGALDHASLARCTQYAHFTPEFIVRAIWTGLRSLGWRGGRVLEPGIGTGLFPALMPEGLRNTSHVTGIELDPVTARIVRLLQPRARIIAGDFARTELPASFDLAIGNPPFSDRTVRSDRAYRSMGLRLHDYFIARSIDLLKPGALAAFVTSSGTLDKADTAAREHIAKSADLIAAIRLPEGSFRASAGTDVVVDVLFFRKRKSGDAEGDLSWLDLDEVRPATDDEGAIHVNRWFKKHPQFVLGTHALASGPFGETYACLPREDQNLDTALSAAIALLPEAIYDGESEVVDPEQDDAIVPPGVDLPCDRHVREGSYFFDKAHGLTQILDAEPVAVTVRKGRGAEGIPEKHVRIIRKLIPIRDAVREVLKAQEHDRPWKDAQVRLRIAWSNFVRDFGPINFTTVSMTEDEETGEVRETHRRPNIQPFLDDPDCWLVASIEDYDLETNTAKPGPIFTERVIAPPSAPAISSAADALAVVLNERGCVDVNYIAELLHRDTDDVVAELGSAVFRDPADGSWQTADAYLSGHVRDKLRAAEAAAALDLSYQRNVTALQGVQPADLRPSDITARLGAPWIPAADIVAFVHETMGAEIKIHHMQELASWTVEARQLGWMAAGTSEWGTDRRHAGELLADALNSRVPQIFDTIKDVDSERRVLNVVDTEAAKTKLSKIKDEFQRWIWSDPDRTDRLARVYNDRFNNIAPRAFDGSHLKLPGASGAFSLYGHQKRGIWRIVAAGSTYLAHAVGAGKTMTFAAAIMEQRRLGLIAKAMLVVPGHCLAQAAREFLALYPSARILVADDTNFTKDKRQRFLSRAATATWDAIIITHSAFRFIGVPSAFEQQMIQDELELYETLLTKVESDDRVSRKRLERLKEGLKERLESLATRKDDLLTVSEIGVDQVIVDEAQEFRKLSFATNMSTLKGVDPNGSQRAWDLYVKSRFIETKNPGRALVLASGTPITNTLGEMFSVQRYLGYAALSERGLHEFDAWASTFGDVSTELELQPSGKYKPVTRFATFVNVPELIAMFRSFADVVTPEDLRQYVKVPAISTGKRQILTAKPTAAFKRYQVLLDERIKAIEERDRPPEPGDDILLSVVTDGRHAAIDLRLVDADEDSEPDNKLNNLISNAFRIWQETAGNAYIRSDGKPFELPGAAQMIFSDLGTISVEKSRGFSAYRWIRDELVRMGVPASEIAFMQDYRKSEAKQRLFGDVRAGKVRFLIGSSDTMGTGVNAQLRLKALHHLDVPWLPSQIEQREGRIVRQGNQHDEVDIFAYATEGSLDATMWQNNERKARFITAALSGDTSIRRLEDLGEGQANQFAMAKAIASGDQRLMQKAGLEADIARLERLRAAHIDDQYAIRRQIRDAERDIDFSTRRIAEISEDIKRVVPTTGEAFAMGVKGKRYAERKEAGRALLKEILTLVQLQQEGETVLASIGGFDLEYAGERIGRESYRYTTMLMRTNAEYEIELPVTVTPLGAISRLEHAVADFEGEQERFHQRLADARRRLAAYQSRDGGDFTFAAELADKRRQLAEVEKALASDVGSAGERKAIAA, from the coding sequence ATGGCGCAAAATGATCCCTTCACCCTCGATCTCTTCGGCAGCACCGCGCTGTCGGCCGGTCTCGGCCTCGGCGTGACCGCCTTCGCCGACAGCACGGTGGCGGCCCCGGACGACGACAATCCCGACCCGTCGGCAATGGCGCCCGCGAGTCCCGTCGCGGCCGTCGTCCGCGCGACCTCACCCGCACAACGCGAAAGCGGAACGAACTTTCATCTAGCCAGCGACCGCGCCTTGGCGAAAACCTGGAAAGATCGCGCCCGCGACAGCATCGCGGCGATCCGGCTCGCCACGGCCATCGACGTCGGCGCGCGTCCGGCGACCACCGACGAGCAGGCGCAGCTCATTCGCTTCACGGGATTCGGCGCCTCCGACCTCGCCAACTTTGTCTTCCGGCGGCCGGGCGAGACGGATTTCCGCAAGGGCTGGGACGCGATCGGCGAGGACCTGCAGGATGCTGTCGGCGCTCTCGACCATGCCTCGCTCGCGCGCTGCACCCAGTATGCGCACTTCACGCCGGAGTTCATCGTCCGCGCGATCTGGACTGGCCTTCGCAGTCTCGGCTGGCGCGGCGGGCGCGTGCTCGAGCCCGGCATCGGCACGGGTCTGTTTCCGGCGCTGATGCCCGAGGGGTTGCGAAATACCTCCCACGTCACCGGCATCGAGCTTGATCCCGTGACGGCGCGCATCGTGCGGTTGCTGCAGCCACGAGCACGGATCATCGCCGGCGATTTTGCGCGCACCGAATTGCCGGCGAGCTTCGACCTCGCGATCGGCAATCCGCCGTTCTCCGATCGCACGGTGCGCTCAGACCGGGCGTATCGATCGATGGGTCTGCGCTTGCACGACTATTTCATCGCGCGGTCCATCGACCTGCTCAAGCCGGGCGCCCTTGCCGCCTTCGTTACGAGTTCGGGCACGCTGGACAAGGCGGATACCGCCGCGCGCGAGCATATCGCCAAGTCAGCGGACCTGATTGCCGCGATCCGGTTGCCCGAAGGCAGCTTCCGCGCCAGCGCCGGCACCGACGTCGTCGTCGACGTCCTGTTCTTCCGCAAGCGCAAGTCCGGCGATGCCGAAGGCGATCTGTCGTGGCTCGATCTCGACGAGGTCCGCCCTGCGACAGATGACGAAGGCGCGATCCACGTGAACCGCTGGTTCAAGAAGCATCCCCAGTTCGTGCTCGGCACGCATGCCCTCGCCTCAGGTCCCTTTGGCGAAACCTACGCATGCCTTCCCCGCGAGGACCAGAATCTCGACACAGCGCTCTCGGCCGCGATCGCTCTCCTTCCGGAAGCGATCTATGACGGCGAGTCCGAGGTCGTCGATCCCGAACAGGACGATGCGATCGTTCCACCTGGCGTTGATCTTCCATGCGACCGGCATGTGCGCGAGGGCAGCTATTTCTTCGACAAGGCCCACGGCCTGACGCAGATCCTCGACGCGGAGCCCGTCGCAGTCACCGTCCGCAAGGGGCGCGGTGCCGAGGGCATCCCCGAGAAACATGTCCGCATCATCCGAAAGCTGATCCCGATCCGCGATGCGGTTCGCGAGGTGCTGAAAGCGCAGGAGCACGATCGGCCGTGGAAGGACGCGCAGGTCCGCCTGCGCATCGCCTGGTCGAACTTCGTTCGCGATTTCGGCCCGATCAATTTCACAACGGTGTCCATGACCGAGGACGAAGAGACCGGCGAGGTGCGCGAGACACATCGCCGCCCCAACATCCAGCCGTTCCTCGACGATCCCGATTGCTGGCTGGTCGCATCGATCGAGGACTACGATCTCGAGACCAATACCGCGAAGCCCGGTCCGATCTTCACCGAACGCGTGATCGCGCCGCCGTCAGCGCCAGCGATCAGCAGCGCGGCCGATGCGCTCGCGGTTGTTCTCAACGAGCGCGGCTGCGTCGATGTCAATTACATCGCCGAGCTGCTGCATCGCGACACCGACGATGTCGTCGCCGAACTGGGCAGCGCCGTCTTCCGCGATCCGGCCGACGGCTCGTGGCAGACGGCCGACGCCTATCTCTCCGGCCATGTCCGCGACAAGCTGAGGGCGGCAGAGGCCGCCGCGGCGCTTGACCTGTCCTATCAGCGCAATGTCACCGCGCTTCAGGGCGTGCAGCCTGCCGATCTGCGGCCCTCCGACATCACCGCGCGCCTCGGCGCGCCGTGGATTCCGGCCGCCGACATCGTCGCCTTCGTGCACGAGACGATGGGCGCCGAGATCAAGATCCACCACATGCAGGAACTGGCGTCGTGGACCGTGGAGGCACGCCAGCTCGGCTGGATGGCCGCCGGAACGTCGGAATGGGGCACCGATCGCCGCCATGCCGGCGAACTCCTGGCCGATGCGCTGAACAGCCGGGTCCCGCAGATCTTCGACACGATCAAGGACGTCGACAGCGAGCGGCGTGTGCTCAACGTCGTCGACACCGAGGCGGCGAAAACGAAACTCTCGAAGATCAAGGATGAATTCCAGCGCTGGATCTGGTCCGATCCGGATCGCACCGACCGTCTGGCGCGGGTCTACAATGACCGCTTCAACAACATCGCGCCACGAGCCTTCGACGGCTCGCATCTGAAGCTCCCGGGCGCCTCTGGCGCCTTTTCTCTTTATGGGCACCAGAAGCGCGGCATCTGGCGGATCGTGGCGGCCGGCTCGACCTATCTGGCCCACGCCGTCGGCGCCGGCAAAACCATGACTTTTGCCGCCGCCATCATGGAGCAGCGCCGGCTCGGCCTGATCGCGAAGGCGATGCTGGTCGTTCCTGGCCATTGCCTGGCGCAGGCGGCGCGCGAGTTCCTGGCGCTCTATCCCTCGGCTCGCATTCTGGTCGCCGACGACACCAACTTCACGAAGGACAAGCGCCAGCGCTTCCTGTCGCGCGCCGCGACGGCGACCTGGGACGCGATCATCATCACGCATAGCGCGTTTCGCTTCATCGGCGTCCCGTCGGCGTTTGAGCAGCAGATGATCCAGGACGAACTGGAGCTGTATGAGACCTTGCTGACCAAGGTCGAGAGCGACGACCGCGTCTCGCGCAAGCGACTCGAACGGCTGAAAGAGGGCTTGAAGGAGCGGTTGGAGTCGCTCGCGACCCGCAAGGACGATCTTCTCACCGTCTCCGAGATCGGCGTCGATCAGGTCATCGTCGACGAGGCACAGGAATTCCGGAAGCTCTCCTTCGCCACCAACATGTCGACGCTGAAGGGTGTCGACCCGAATGGCTCGCAGCGCGCCTGGGACCTCTACGTGAAGTCGCGTTTCATCGAGACAAAGAATCCGGGCCGGGCGCTCGTGCTCGCCTCCGGCACGCCGATCACCAACACACTCGGCGAGATGTTCTCGGTGCAGCGCTATCTCGGCTACGCCGCACTGTCCGAGCGCGGGCTGCACGAATTCGATGCATGGGCGTCGACCTTCGGCGACGTCTCGACAGAACTCGAGCTCCAACCTTCAGGTAAATACAAGCCGGTCACACGCTTCGCCACCTTCGTCAACGTTCCCGAGCTGATCGCCATGTTCCGCAGCTTCGCGGACGTGGTGACGCCGGAGGATTTGCGGCAATACGTGAAGGTGCCGGCGATCTCGACCGGCAAGCGCCAGATCCTCACCGCGAAGCCGACCGCCGCTTTCAAGCGCTATCAGGTCCTGCTCGACGAGCGCATCAAGGCCATTGAGGAGCGCGACCGGCCGCCGGAGCCGGGCGACGACATCCTGCTCTCCGTCGTCACCGATGGTCGCCACGCGGCGATCGACCTGCGACTGGTCGATGCCGACGAAGACAGCGAGCCGGACAACAAGCTCAACAATCTTATCTCCAATGCCTTCCGCATTTGGCAGGAGACTGCCGGCAACGCCTATATCCGTTCCGACGGCAAGCCGTTTGAGCTTCCCGGCGCCGCGCAGATGATCTTCTCTGATCTCGGTACGATCAGCGTCGAGAAAAGCCGCGGCTTCTCGGCCTATCGCTGGATCAGGGACGAACTCGTGCGCATGGGCGTGCCGGCGTCCGAGATCGCCTTCATGCAGGACTACAGGAAGTCCGAGGCAAAGCAGCGTCTGTTCGGCGACGTGCGCGCCGGCAAGGTGCGGTTCCTGATCGGCTCGTCCGACACGATGGGCACCGGCGTCAACGCGCAGCTTCGCCTGAAGGCGCTGCACCATCTCGATGTCCCTTGGCTGCCCTCGCAGATCGAGCAGCGCGAAGGCCGCATCGTCCGGCAGGGCAACCAGCACGACGAGGTCGATATCTTTGCTTACGCCACCGAAGGGTCGCTCGACGCGACCATGTGGCAGAACAACGAGCGTAAGGCCCGCTTCATTACAGCGGCGCTCTCCGGTGACACGTCGATCCGGCGGCTCGAGGACCTCGGCGAGGGACAGGCCAACCAGTTCGCCATGGCCAAGGCCATCGCGTCCGGCGATCAGCGCCTGATGCAGAAGGCGGGGTTGGAAGCCGACATCGCGCGGCTCGAACGGCTCCGCGCCGCCCATATCGACGACCAGTATGCAATCCGGCGCCAGATCCGCGACGCCGAGCGCGATATCGACTTCTCCACCCGGCGCATCGCGGAGATCAGCGAGGATATCAAGCGCGTAGTCCCGACGACAGGCGAGGCCTTCGCAATGGGTGTCAAGGGCAAACGCTATGCCGAGCGCAAGGAGGCTGGCCGCGCGCTCCTGAAGGAAATCCTCACCCTGGTCCAGCTTCAGCAGGAAGGCGAGACCGTGCTCGCCTCGATCGGCGGTTTCGATCTCGAGTATGCTGGCGAACGGATCGGTCGCGAAAGCTATCGCTACACGACCATGTTGATGCGAACGAATGCCGAATACGAGATCGAGCTTCCCGTGACCGTCACGCCGCTCGGCGCGATCTCGCGCCTCGAGCATGCGGTCGCTGATTTCGAGGGGGAGCAGGAACGTTTTCACCAGCGTCTTGCCGATGCCCGGCGGCGTCTGGCCGCCTACCAGTCGCGCGACGGCGGTGATTTCACGTTCGCCGCCGAACTTGCCGACAAGCGGCGGCAACTTGCCGAGGTGGAGAAAGCGCTTGCCTCGGACGTGGGGAGTGCGGGCGAACGGAAAGCAATCGCCGCTTAA